A portion of the Pseudoxanthomonas sp. JBR18 genome contains these proteins:
- the uvrC gene encoding excinuclease ABC subunit UvrC: MSRSAGRKPEDAFDGKAFAAGLGTVPGVYRMYAADDTLLYVGKARALRNRVGSYFNNAPRNPRTIAMIAQIARMDVTVTRTEAEALLLENQLIKSLTPRYNVSLRDDKSYPYVLLTREDFPRIALHRGPRAIQGRYFGPYASAGAVRDTLNLMQKLFKLRNCEDSVFRNRSRPCLQYQIGRCTAPCVDLVSVQDYQQSVHRASLFLGGRSDELSDELTAEMERAAEKLEFEEAARLRDLLKRLRGMQSRQYVDGHAADLDALACAMQGSTACVLLLAFRDGRNLGTRAFYPRTNGEESAEEVLAAFVSQYYADQVPPRELLLDREIPEAELIEAALSSAAGRKVQLKWNVRGERAGYLDLARRNAEITLATEMTSRNAQAARSQALAELLGLSEPAQRIECFDISHTMGEATVASCVVFDDKGAVRSQYRRFNITGIEPGDDYAAMRQAIERRFRRAMEEGTVLPDVLLIDGGTGQLRQAREVLADLGVDGIALVGVAKGVERRAGHETLILDDGREVNPGAASPALQLVQQVRDEAHRFAITGHRGKRQKARTTSKLEDIAGIGPRRRASLLKHFGGLAGLKGAGVEEIARVDGVNHALAERIYANLHGLPEPATPSAPGPDRT; this comes from the coding sequence ATGAGCCGGAGCGCAGGGCGCAAACCCGAGGACGCGTTCGACGGCAAGGCCTTCGCGGCCGGGCTTGGCACCGTGCCGGGCGTGTATCGCATGTATGCGGCCGACGACACCCTGCTGTACGTCGGCAAGGCGCGGGCGCTGCGCAATCGCGTGGGCAGCTACTTCAACAACGCCCCACGCAACCCGCGCACCATCGCGATGATCGCCCAGATCGCGCGCATGGACGTCACGGTCACCCGCACCGAGGCCGAGGCGCTGCTGCTGGAAAACCAGCTGATCAAGTCGCTGACGCCGCGCTACAACGTGTCCTTGCGCGATGACAAGAGTTATCCGTATGTGCTGCTGACGCGCGAGGACTTCCCGCGCATCGCCCTGCACCGCGGGCCGCGTGCGATCCAGGGCCGCTACTTCGGTCCGTACGCCAGCGCCGGCGCGGTCCGCGACACGCTCAACCTGATGCAGAAGCTGTTCAAGCTGCGCAATTGCGAGGACAGCGTCTTTCGCAACCGTTCGCGGCCCTGCCTGCAGTACCAGATCGGTCGCTGCACCGCGCCCTGCGTGGACCTGGTGAGCGTGCAGGACTACCAGCAGTCGGTGCATCGCGCCTCGCTGTTCCTGGGCGGGCGCAGCGATGAGCTCAGCGACGAGCTGACCGCTGAAATGGAGCGGGCTGCCGAGAAGCTGGAGTTCGAGGAGGCCGCGCGCCTGCGCGACCTGCTCAAGCGCCTGCGCGGCATGCAGTCGCGCCAGTACGTGGATGGCCACGCCGCCGACCTGGATGCACTGGCGTGCGCGATGCAGGGCAGTACGGCCTGCGTGCTGCTGCTGGCCTTCCGCGACGGCCGCAACCTGGGCACGCGTGCCTTCTATCCGCGCACCAACGGCGAAGAGAGTGCCGAGGAGGTCCTGGCCGCGTTCGTGTCCCAGTACTACGCCGACCAGGTGCCGCCACGCGAACTGCTGCTGGATCGGGAGATCCCCGAGGCCGAGCTCATCGAGGCGGCCCTGTCCTCGGCGGCGGGGCGCAAGGTGCAGCTCAAATGGAACGTGCGCGGTGAGCGTGCCGGCTATCTCGACCTGGCCCGGCGCAATGCCGAGATCACCCTGGCCACGGAGATGACCAGCCGCAATGCGCAGGCCGCGCGCAGCCAGGCGCTGGCCGAGTTGCTTGGCCTGTCCGAGCCGGCCCAGCGCATCGAGTGCTTCGACATCAGCCACACCATGGGCGAGGCCACGGTGGCTTCGTGCGTGGTGTTCGACGACAAGGGCGCGGTGCGCTCGCAGTACCGCCGCTTCAACATCACCGGCATCGAACCGGGGGACGACTACGCGGCCATGCGCCAGGCCATCGAGCGCCGCTTCCGCCGCGCGATGGAGGAGGGCACCGTGCTCCCCGACGTGCTGCTCATCGATGGCGGCACCGGTCAGCTGCGCCAGGCACGCGAGGTACTGGCCGACCTGGGCGTAGATGGCATCGCGTTGGTAGGCGTGGCCAAGGGTGTTGAGCGGCGCGCAGGTCACGAGACCCTGATCCTGGACGACGGCCGCGAGGTAAACCCTGGCGCGGCGTCGCCAGCATTGCAGTTGGTGCAGCAGGTCCGCGACGAGGCGCATCGCTTTGCCATTACCGGCCACCGTGGCAAACGCCAGAAGGCGCGCACCACCAGTAAGCTGGAAGACATCGCCGGCATCGGTCCGCGCCGACGCGCCAGCCTGCTCAAGCATTTCGGCGGACTGGCCGGGCTCAAGGGCGCCGGCGTGGAAGAGATCGCACGGGTGGACGGCGTCAATCATGCCCTGGCCGAACGCATCTACGCTAACCTGCACGGGCTGCCCGAACCGGCGACTCCCTCCGCGCCTGGCCCAGATCGCACATGA